The proteins below come from a single Acidovorax sp. NCPPB 4044 genomic window:
- the dnaB gene encoding replicative DNA helicase yields the protein MSTDFPPILESDFAPASLPDQEVAKLRVPPHSLEAESSVLGGLLLDNMAWDRVGDLLVDGDFYRHEHQLIYAAIGAMVNVSKPADVITVYEHLQSLGKAEEVGGLAYLNSLAQYVPSASNIRRYAELVRERAILRKLVTASDEIATNAFNPKGKPVERILDEAEQKIFAIGEEGSRMKQGFQSLDTLVVDLLDRVQEMADNPMDVTGVPTGFADLDRMTSGLQAGDMVVLAARPSMGKTSFAVNIAEHVALNEGLPVAIFSMEMGAAQLAVRIVGSIGRVNQGNLRTGKLTDEEWPRLTEAIERLRTVSLHIDETPGLTPSELRANARRLARQCGKLGLIVVDYLQLMSGSGSSGSDNRATELGEISRGLKMLAKELQCPVIALSQLNRSVEQRTDKRPMMSDLRESGAIEQDADIIMFIYRDDYYNKDSKEPNVAEVIIGKQRNGPTGTVKLFFQKNQTRFENLAMGSGDDF from the coding sequence ATGAGTACCGACTTCCCTCCCATCCTCGAGTCCGATTTCGCTCCTGCCTCGCTGCCCGATCAGGAAGTCGCCAAGCTGCGCGTGCCGCCGCATTCCCTGGAGGCGGAGTCCAGCGTGCTGGGCGGCCTGCTGCTCGACAACATGGCCTGGGACCGCGTGGGCGACCTGCTGGTGGACGGCGACTTCTACCGGCACGAGCACCAGCTGATCTACGCGGCCATCGGCGCGATGGTCAATGTCAGCAAGCCTGCGGACGTGATCACGGTCTACGAGCACCTCCAGAGCCTGGGCAAGGCCGAGGAGGTGGGTGGCCTGGCCTACCTCAACAGCCTGGCGCAGTACGTGCCGAGCGCCAGCAACATCCGCCGGTACGCGGAGCTCGTGCGCGAGCGCGCCATCCTGCGCAAGCTGGTCACGGCCAGCGACGAGATCGCCACCAACGCGTTCAACCCGAAGGGCAAGCCCGTCGAGCGCATCCTGGACGAGGCCGAGCAGAAGATCTTCGCCATCGGCGAAGAGGGTTCGCGCATGAAGCAGGGCTTCCAGTCGCTCGACACGCTCGTGGTGGACCTGCTCGACCGGGTCCAGGAGATGGCAGACAACCCCATGGACGTGACCGGCGTTCCCACGGGCTTCGCCGACCTCGATCGCATGACCTCGGGCCTGCAGGCGGGCGACATGGTGGTGCTTGCGGCCCGTCCATCCATGGGCAAGACCTCGTTCGCGGTGAACATCGCCGAACACGTGGCGCTCAACGAAGGACTGCCGGTCGCTATCTTCTCGATGGAAATGGGGGCCGCCCAGCTGGCCGTCCGTATCGTGGGCTCCATCGGCCGCGTGAACCAGGGCAACCTGCGCACGGGCAAGCTCACCGACGAGGAGTGGCCGCGCCTGACCGAGGCGATCGAACGGCTGCGCACCGTGTCGCTGCACATCGACGAGACCCCCGGCCTCACCCCCAGCGAGCTGCGTGCCAATGCGCGCCGTCTGGCACGCCAGTGCGGCAAGCTCGGCCTCATCGTGGTCGACTACCTGCAGCTCATGAGCGGCTCGGGCTCCTCGGGGTCGGACAACCGGGCCACGGAGCTGGGCGAAATCTCCCGGGGCCTCAAGATGCTGGCCAAGGAGCTGCAGTGCCCGGTGATCGCGCTGTCGCAGCTGAACCGCTCGGTCGAGCAGCGCACCGACAAGCGTCCGATGATGTCCGACCTGCGTGAATCGGGCGCCATCGAACAGGATGCGGACATCATCATGTTCATCTACCGCGACGACTACTACAACAAGGACAGCAAGGAGCCGAACGTGGCCGAGGTCATCATCGGCAAGCAGCGGAACGGCCCGACCGGCACGGTCAAGCTCTTCTTCCAGAAGAACCAGACGCGCTTCGAGAACCTGGCCATGGGCTCGGGCGACGACTTCTGA
- a CDS encoding PhoH family protein has protein sequence MPLPPAPTKRAALLSPAAFRATAPSRTEATQAAGDLNDVSAIAPEAAAAPRAATKKAARTAEGAQRSRARSVAATEPAAPPASALPPASSPAQQQPAAPRRTAAKRPAAAPTPAAATNTGLRAEAPAARTAAAPAQGPAPRPRKARGTGPTKMFVLDTNVLLHDPTSLFRFEEHDIFLPMIVLEELDGHKKGMTEVARNGRQASRTLDQLAATQGADIARGLKLDATGQRAAGGCLYFQTEALDYQLPTSLPPGKADNQILGVVEALRNKYAPREVVLVSKDINMRVKARALGLTAEDYQNDKALEDGDLLYSGVLALPADFWTKSGKNVESWQSGAHTYYRIGGPIVPQLMINQFVYFEAPGEPSLFARVTEIRDKTAVLQTLKDYGSAKNTVWGVNTRNREQNFAMNLLMDPEVDFVTLTGTAGTGKTLMALAAGLTQVLDERRYTEIIMTRATVSVGEDIGFLPGTEEEKMGPWMGALDDNLEFLAKGDGGNAGEWGRAATNELIRSRIKIKSMNFMRGRTFLNKYVIIDEAQNLTPKQMKTLITRAGPGTKIVCMGNLAQIDTPYLTEGSSGLTYAVDRFKGWPHSGHITLARGERSRLADFASEVL, from the coding sequence ATGCCCCTGCCCCCCGCACCGACGAAGCGCGCAGCCCTGCTCTCCCCAGCCGCCTTCCGCGCCACCGCTCCCTCCCGCACGGAAGCAACGCAGGCCGCCGGTGACCTGAACGATGTGTCCGCCATCGCGCCGGAGGCCGCGGCAGCTCCCCGCGCCGCCACCAAGAAGGCCGCCCGCACCGCAGAAGGCGCCCAGCGCAGCCGCGCCCGCAGCGTGGCGGCGACTGAGCCGGCCGCCCCGCCGGCCTCCGCATTGCCGCCAGCATCCTCGCCGGCCCAGCAGCAACCCGCCGCCCCGCGGCGCACGGCCGCCAAGCGCCCTGCAGCCGCCCCCACTCCAGCCGCCGCAACGAACACCGGCCTGCGCGCAGAGGCACCCGCCGCGCGCACGGCGGCGGCGCCCGCGCAGGGACCCGCACCGCGCCCACGCAAGGCCCGGGGCACCGGACCCACCAAGATGTTCGTGCTCGACACGAACGTGCTGCTGCACGATCCCACCAGCCTCTTCCGCTTCGAAGAGCACGACATCTTCCTGCCGATGATCGTGCTGGAGGAACTCGACGGCCACAAGAAGGGCATGACCGAGGTCGCGCGCAACGGCCGCCAGGCCAGCCGCACGCTCGACCAGCTCGCCGCCACGCAGGGCGCCGACATCGCGCGCGGCCTGAAACTGGACGCCACGGGCCAGCGCGCCGCGGGCGGATGCCTCTATTTCCAGACCGAGGCGCTGGACTACCAGTTGCCCACCAGCCTGCCGCCCGGCAAGGCGGACAACCAGATCCTGGGCGTGGTGGAAGCCTTGCGCAACAAGTACGCGCCGCGCGAAGTGGTGCTGGTGTCCAAGGACATCAACATGCGCGTGAAGGCGCGTGCGCTGGGCCTGACGGCCGAGGACTACCAGAACGACAAGGCGCTGGAGGACGGCGATCTGCTGTACTCCGGCGTGCTGGCCCTGCCGGCCGATTTCTGGACCAAGAGCGGCAAGAACGTCGAGAGCTGGCAGAGCGGCGCACACACGTACTACCGCATCGGCGGGCCCATCGTGCCGCAGCTCATGATCAACCAGTTCGTGTATTTCGAGGCGCCCGGCGAGCCCAGCCTGTTCGCGCGCGTGACCGAGATCCGCGACAAGACCGCCGTGCTGCAGACGCTCAAAGACTACGGCTCGGCCAAGAACACCGTCTGGGGCGTGAACACGCGCAACCGCGAGCAGAACTTCGCGATGAACCTGCTCATGGACCCGGAGGTCGACTTCGTCACGCTCACGGGCACGGCCGGCACCGGCAAGACCCTCATGGCGCTGGCCGCAGGGCTCACGCAGGTGCTCGACGAGCGGCGCTACACCGAGATCATCATGACCCGCGCCACGGTGAGCGTGGGCGAGGACATCGGCTTCCTGCCCGGCACCGAGGAAGAGAAGATGGGCCCCTGGATGGGCGCGCTCGACGACAACCTCGAATTCCTCGCCAAGGGCGATGGCGGCAATGCCGGCGAGTGGGGCCGCGCGGCCACCAACGAGCTGATCCGCAGCCGCATCAAGATCAAGAGCATGAACTTCATGCGCGGCCGCACCTTCCTGAACAAGTACGTGATCATCGACGAGGCGCAGAACCTCACGCCCAAGCAGATGAAGACGCTGATCACCCGCGCGGGCCCGGGCACGAAGATCGTCTGCATGGGCAACCTCGCGCAGATCGACACGCCCTACCTCACCGAAGGCTCTTCCGGCCTCACCTACGCAGTGGACCGCTTCAAGGGCTGGCCACACAGCGGGCACATCACGCTGGCACGCGGCGAGCGCTCGCGCCTTGCGGACTTCGCCAGCGAAGTGCTCTGA
- a CDS encoding tetratricopeptide repeat protein, which yields MSRVQELLEPQSEDAVWREMRLHMEWSEGFSLCFLFAPDARAVARIRQWADDAWALRTAPLRLIEPSAAADAAAHTLHGLQQQLDCLGMVRAPVWVQMMRLDDVTESGWDAARAALLSRLNEAREWLVQTFARPLVLCLPKAWRTQTPALAPDLWHIRSFTAEVAAVVASPWITESAQRSLQAVTEKALQPARDAVQAARERCARHPENQALLRELSVALNQFCQASSEAGRYTDAREAALESLELCRQLRSALGDSPQVLRDLSVSLDNVGRAERDAGRSSEALAAYRESLELCRQLRSALGDSPQVLRDLSVSLDNVGRAERDAGRSSEALAAYRESLELCRQLRSALGDSPQVLRDLSVSLDNVGRAERDAGRSSEALAAYRESLELCRQLRSALGDSPQVLRDLSVSLDNVGRAERDAGRSSEALAAYRESLELRRQLRSALGDSPQVLRDLSVSLNNVGQAERDAGRSSEALAAYRESLELRRQLRSALGDSPQVLRDLSVSLNNVGQAERDAGRSSEALAAYRESLELRRQLRSALGDSPQVLRDLSVSLNNVGQAERDAGRSSEALAAYRESLELRRQLRSALGDSPQVLRDLSVSLNNVGQAERDAGRSSEALAAYRESLELCRQLRSALGDSPQVLRDLSVSLDNVGRAERDAGRSSEALAAYRESLELRRQLRSALGDSPQVLRDLSVSLNNVGQAERDAGRSSEALAAYRESLELRRQLRSALGDSPQVLRDLSVSLNNVGQAERDAGRSSEALAAYRESLELRRQLRSALGDSPQVLRDLSVSLNNVGQAERDAGRSSEALAAYRESLELCRQLRSALGDSPQVLRDLSVSLNNVGQAERDAGRSSEALAAYRESLELCRQLRSALGDSPQVLRDLSVSLNNVGQAERDAGRSSEALAAYRESLELRRQLRSALGDSPQVLDDLAVSLLRMASLGELDGDARKVALDEAVGLCERLVAASPQVSSYAQRLTVARQMAENLNPNPVA from the coding sequence GTGAGCAGGGTGCAAGAGCTTCTGGAGCCACAGAGCGAAGATGCCGTGTGGCGCGAAATGCGCCTGCACATGGAGTGGAGCGAGGGCTTCAGCCTGTGCTTTTTATTTGCGCCGGATGCGCGCGCCGTGGCCCGCATACGCCAGTGGGCCGATGACGCCTGGGCCTTGCGCACGGCACCCCTGCGCCTCATCGAGCCTTCTGCTGCGGCCGACGCTGCGGCGCATACCCTGCATGGCCTGCAGCAGCAACTGGACTGCCTGGGCATGGTGCGTGCGCCGGTGTGGGTGCAGATGATGCGTCTGGACGACGTCACCGAGTCTGGTTGGGACGCTGCACGCGCAGCCTTGCTGTCGCGGCTGAACGAGGCACGCGAATGGCTGGTGCAGACTTTTGCGCGCCCCCTGGTACTCTGCCTGCCTAAGGCTTGGCGGACGCAGACCCCTGCGCTGGCCCCTGACCTGTGGCACATCCGGTCCTTCACGGCGGAAGTTGCTGCGGTGGTTGCTTCCCCTTGGATCACGGAGTCTGCGCAGCGCAGCCTGCAAGCCGTGACAGAAAAAGCACTGCAGCCTGCACGGGATGCCGTTCAGGCGGCCAGGGAGCGCTGTGCGCGTCACCCTGAGAATCAGGCGCTGCTGCGCGAATTGAGCGTGGCGTTGAACCAGTTTTGCCAAGCCAGTTCGGAGGCGGGCCGATACACGGATGCGAGAGAGGCCGCGTTGGAGAGCCTGGAACTGTGCCGCCAGTTGCGCAGCGCGCTGGGCGACAGCCCGCAGGTGCTGCGCGACCTGTCCGTCTCGCTGGACAACGTGGGCCGGGCCGAGCGCGATGCGGGCCGCAGCAGCGAGGCGCTGGCGGCCTACCGCGAAAGCCTGGAGCTGTGCCGCCAGTTGCGCAGCGCGCTGGGCGACAGCCCGCAGGTGCTGCGCGACCTGTCCGTCTCGCTGGACAACGTGGGCCGGGCCGAGCGCGATGCGGGCCGCAGCAGCGAGGCGCTGGCGGCCTACCGCGAAAGCCTGGAGCTGTGCCGCCAGTTGCGCAGCGCGCTGGGCGACAGCCCGCAGGTGCTGCGCGACCTGTCCGTCTCGCTGGACAACGTGGGCCGGGCCGAGCGCGATGCGGGCCGCAGCAGCGAGGCGCTGGCGGCCTACCGCGAAAGCCTGGAGCTGTGCCGCCAGTTGCGCAGCGCGCTGGGCGACAGCCCGCAGGTGCTGCGCGACCTGTCCGTCTCGCTGGACAACGTGGGCCGAGCCGAGCGCGATGCGGGCCGCAGCAGCGAGGCGCTGGCGGCCTACCGCGAAAGCCTGGAGCTGCGCCGCCAGTTGCGCAGCGCGCTGGGCGACAGCCCGCAGGTGCTGCGCGACCTGTCCGTCTCGCTGAACAACGTGGGCCAAGCCGAGCGCGATGCGGGCCGCAGCAGCGAGGCGCTGGCGGCCTACCGCGAAAGCCTGGAGCTGCGCCGCCAGTTGCGCAGCGCGCTGGGCGACAGCCCGCAGGTGCTGCGCGACCTGTCCGTCTCGCTGAACAACGTGGGCCAAGCCGAGCGCGATGCGGGCCGCAGCAGCGAGGCGCTGGCGGCCTACCGCGAAAGCCTGGAGCTGCGCCGCCAGTTGCGCAGCGCGCTGGGCGACAGCCCGCAGGTGCTGCGCGACCTGTCCGTCTCGCTGAACAACGTGGGCCAAGCCGAGCGCGATGCGGGCCGCAGCAGCGAGGCGCTGGCGGCCTACCGCGAAAGCCTGGAGCTGCGCCGCCAGTTGCGCAGCGCGCTGGGCGACAGCCCGCAGGTGCTGCGCGACCTGTCCGTCTCGCTGAACAACGTGGGCCAAGCCGAGCGCGATGCGGGCCGCAGCAGCGAGGCGCTGGCGGCCTACCGCGAAAGCCTGGAGCTGTGCCGCCAGTTGCGCAGCGCGCTGGGCGACAGCCCGCAGGTGCTGCGCGACCTGTCCGTCTCGCTGGACAACGTGGGCCGGGCCGAGCGCGATGCGGGCCGCAGCAGCGAGGCGCTGGCGGCCTACCGCGAAAGCCTGGAGCTGCGCCGCCAGTTGCGCAGCGCGCTGGGCGACAGCCCGCAGGTGCTGCGCGACCTGTCCGTCTCGCTGAACAACGTGGGCCAAGCCGAGCGCGATGCGGGCCGCAGCAGCGAGGCGCTGGCGGCCTACCGCGAAAGCCTGGAGCTGCGCCGCCAGTTGCGCAGCGCGCTGGGCGACAGCCCGCAGGTGCTGCGCGACCTGTCCGTCTCGCTGAACAACGTGGGCCAAGCCGAGCGCGATGCGGGCCGCAGCAGCGAGGCGCTGGCGGCCTACCGCGAAAGCCTGGAGCTGCGCCGCCAGTTGCGCAGCGCGCTGGGCGACAGCCCGCAGGTGCTGCGCGACCTGTCCGTCTCGCTGAACAACGTGGGCCAAGCCGAGCGCGATGCGGGCCGCAGCAGCGAGGCGCTGGCGGCCTACCGCGAAAGCCTGGAGCTGTGCCGCCAGTTGCGCAGCGCGCTGGGCGACAGCCCGCAGGTGCTGCGCGACCTGTCCGTCTCGCTGAACAACGTGGGCCAAGCCGAGCGCGATGCGGGCCGCAGCAGCGAGGCGCTGGCGGCCTACCGCGAAAGCCTGGAGCTGTGCCGCCAGTTGCGCAGCGCGCTGGGCGACAGCCCGCAGGTGCTGCGCGACCTGTCCGTCTCGCTGAACAACGTGGGCCAAGCCGAGCGCGATGCGGGCCGCAGCAGCGAGGCGCTGGCGGCCTACCGCGAAAGCCTGGAGCTGCGCCGCCAGTTGCGCAGCGCGCTGGGCGACAGCCCGCAGGTGCTAGACGACTTGGCCGTGTCTTTGCTGCGTATGGCTTCGTTGGGCGAGTTGGATGGGGATGCGCGGAAGGTCGCACTCGATGAGGCCGTGGGGCTGTGCGAGCGGTTGGTTGCCGCATCGCCGCAAGTCTCCTCTTATGCCCAGCGCTTAACAGTGGCCCGCCAGATGGCGGAGAATCTGAACCCGAACCCGGTTGCCTGA
- a CDS encoding peroxiredoxin, with protein MAIVVNKPLPEFEANATGGIKVSNTSHLGQILILYFYPKDNTPGCTTEAMQFRDKYQDFVKAGAAVFGVSRDNMKSHDDFKEKLELPFELIADTEEKMCHMFGVVKNKIMYGKKVKGIERSTFLVGPDGVLVQEWRGLKVPGHVDEVLKAVKSIKALKKAA; from the coding sequence ATGGCGATCGTTGTCAACAAACCCCTTCCCGAATTTGAGGCCAACGCGACCGGTGGCATCAAGGTCTCCAACACATCGCACCTCGGCCAGATCCTGATCCTGTATTTCTACCCCAAAGACAATACACCCGGCTGCACCACGGAAGCGATGCAGTTCCGCGACAAGTACCAGGATTTCGTCAAGGCCGGCGCTGCGGTCTTCGGCGTCTCGCGCGACAACATGAAGTCGCACGACGACTTCAAGGAAAAGCTGGAGCTTCCCTTCGAGCTCATCGCCGACACCGAAGAAAAGATGTGCCACATGTTCGGCGTGGTCAAGAACAAGATCATGTACGGCAAGAAGGTCAAGGGCATCGAGCGCAGCACCTTCCTCGTGGGCCCCGATGGCGTGCTCGTCCAGGAATGGCGCGGCCTCAAGGTGCCGGGCCATGTAGACGAAGTCCTCAAGGCCGTGAAGTCCATCAAGGCCCTCAAGAAGGCGGCCTGA
- a CDS encoding homoserine dehydrogenase, with translation MKPIQVGLLGIGTVGSGVFNVLKRNQEEIRRRAGRGIEIASVADLDVERARAVVGDAAQVVADARAVIANPDIDIVVELIGGYGIAKALVLEAIAAGKHVVTANKALLAVHGTEIFAAASAKGVMVAFEAAVAGGIPIIKALREGLTANRIQWIAGIINGTTNFILSEMRDKGLDFDVVLKEAQRLGYAETDPTFDIEGVDAAHKATIMSAIAFGIPVQFDKAYVEGITKLSAADIRYAEQLGYRIKLLGIAKRRTAGPGESGGGVELRVHPSLVPAKRLIANVEGAMNAVMVQADAVGTTLYYGKGAGSEPTASAVIADLVDIARLAAADPEHRVPHLAFQAHTLDEARDALPVLPMAEVVTSYYLRLRVADEAGVLAKVTGLLAGAGISIDAVLQREADEVGGEGATHTDLIILTHDTREGTMNEAIAQMEALATVLGPIVRIRKEELN, from the coding sequence ATGAAACCGATCCAAGTGGGCCTGCTGGGCATTGGCACCGTGGGCAGCGGCGTGTTCAACGTGCTGAAACGCAACCAGGAAGAGATCCGCCGCCGCGCGGGCCGCGGCATCGAGATCGCGAGCGTGGCCGACCTCGACGTCGAGCGCGCACGGGCCGTGGTGGGCGATGCCGCCCAGGTGGTGGCCGACGCGCGCGCCGTGATCGCCAACCCCGACATCGACATCGTGGTGGAGCTCATCGGCGGCTACGGCATCGCCAAGGCGCTGGTGCTCGAAGCCATCGCGGCCGGCAAGCACGTGGTCACGGCCAACAAGGCGCTGCTGGCCGTGCACGGCACCGAGATCTTCGCGGCCGCGTCGGCCAAGGGCGTGATGGTGGCCTTCGAGGCCGCCGTGGCGGGCGGCATCCCGATCATCAAGGCACTGCGCGAGGGCCTCACGGCCAACCGCATCCAGTGGATCGCCGGCATCATCAATGGCACCACCAACTTCATCCTGTCCGAGATGCGCGACAAGGGCCTCGACTTCGACGTGGTGCTCAAGGAAGCCCAGCGCCTGGGCTACGCCGAGACCGACCCGACCTTCGACATCGAAGGCGTGGACGCCGCGCACAAGGCCACGATCATGAGCGCCATCGCCTTCGGCATCCCGGTGCAGTTCGACAAGGCCTATGTGGAAGGCATCACCAAGCTCTCGGCCGCCGACATCCGCTATGCGGAGCAGCTGGGCTACCGCATCAAGCTGCTGGGTATCGCCAAGCGCCGCACCGCCGGCCCCGGCGAGTCCGGCGGCGGCGTGGAACTGCGCGTGCACCCGAGCCTCGTGCCGGCCAAGCGGCTCATCGCCAACGTGGAAGGCGCGATGAACGCCGTGATGGTGCAGGCCGATGCCGTGGGCACCACGCTCTACTACGGCAAGGGCGCGGGCAGCGAGCCCACGGCCAGCGCCGTGATCGCCGACCTCGTGGACATCGCGCGCCTGGCCGCGGCCGACCCCGAGCACCGCGTGCCCCACCTGGCCTTCCAGGCCCACACGCTCGACGAGGCGCGCGATGCGCTGCCCGTGCTGCCGATGGCCGAGGTCGTCACCAGCTACTACCTGCGCCTGCGCGTGGCCGACGAAGCCGGCGTGCTCGCCAAGGTCACCGGCCTGCTGGCCGGCGCCGGCATCAGCATCGACGCCGTGCTGCAGCGCGAGGCCGACGAAGTGGGCGGCGAGGGCGCCACGCACACCGACCTCATCATCCTCACGCACGACACGCGCGAGGGCACCATGAACGAAGCGATTGCGCAGATGGAGGCCCTGGCGACGGTGCTGGGGCCGATCGTGCGCATCCGCAAGGAAGAGTTGAACTGA
- the rpsR gene encoding 30S ribosomal protein S18, protein MATFKKFNKDKRPKRNTQSLLFKRKRFCRFTVAGVEEIDYKDVDTLRDFIAENGKIIPARLTGTRAIYQRQLNTAIKRARFLAMVPYSDQHKI, encoded by the coding sequence ATGGCCACGTTCAAGAAGTTCAACAAGGACAAGCGTCCGAAGCGCAACACCCAGTCGCTGCTGTTCAAGCGCAAGCGCTTCTGCCGCTTCACCGTCGCCGGCGTCGAAGAAATCGACTACAAGGATGTCGACACGCTGCGTGACTTCATCGCCGAAAACGGCAAGATCATCCCCGCACGCCTGACCGGCACGCGCGCCATCTACCAGCGCCAGCTGAACACCGCCATCAAGCGTGCCCGCTTCCTGGCCATGGTGCCGTACAGCGACCAGCACAAGATCTAA
- a CDS encoding pyridoxal phosphate-dependent aminotransferase — protein sequence MKTIHKSAKLNNVLYDVRGPIVDAAKQMEDEGQKIIKLNIGNLAPFGFDAPEEIQQDMIRNLPNSAGYSDSKGIFAARKAVMHYSQQQGVKGVTLDDIYLGNGASDLITMATNALLDDGDELLVPAPDYPLWTAAASLSGGRPVHYLCDEANGWMPNLDDVRAKITPRTKGLVVINPNNPTGALYSDDLLKALVEIAREHGLVLLADEVYDKVLYDGERHTAMASLSTDVLTLTFNSLSKAYRSCGYRAGWMVVSGNKSVARDYIEGINMLANIKLGSNVPGQWAIQTALGGYQSINDLVREGGRLRRQRDLAYELISAIPGVSCVKPKAALYMFPRLDPAMYPIADDRQFFMEVLRATRVMLVQGSGFNYPDQQHFRIVFLPHEDDLREAIGRLAGFLAQYRQKHAAA from the coding sequence ATGAAGACGATCCACAAATCCGCCAAGCTGAATAACGTTCTCTACGATGTGCGAGGCCCCATCGTGGACGCGGCCAAGCAGATGGAGGACGAGGGCCAGAAAATCATCAAGCTGAACATCGGCAACCTGGCGCCGTTCGGATTCGACGCCCCCGAGGAGATCCAGCAGGACATGATCCGCAACCTGCCGAATTCGGCCGGCTATTCGGACAGCAAGGGGATCTTCGCGGCCCGCAAGGCCGTGATGCACTACAGCCAGCAGCAGGGCGTCAAGGGCGTGACGCTCGACGACATCTACCTGGGCAATGGGGCGAGCGACCTCATCACCATGGCCACCAACGCGCTGCTCGACGACGGCGACGAGTTGCTGGTGCCCGCGCCCGACTACCCGCTCTGGACGGCGGCGGCCAGCCTGTCCGGCGGCCGGCCCGTGCACTACCTGTGCGACGAAGCCAACGGCTGGATGCCGAACCTCGACGACGTCCGCGCCAAGATCACGCCGCGCACCAAGGGCCTGGTCGTCATCAATCCGAACAACCCCACCGGGGCGCTGTATTCCGACGATCTGCTCAAGGCGCTGGTGGAGATCGCGCGCGAGCACGGCCTAGTGCTGCTGGCCGACGAGGTGTACGACAAGGTGCTCTATGACGGCGAGCGCCACACGGCCATGGCCAGCCTCTCGACCGACGTGCTCACGCTCACGTTCAATTCGCTCTCCAAGGCCTACCGGTCCTGCGGTTACCGCGCGGGCTGGATGGTGGTCTCGGGCAACAAGTCGGTGGCCCGCGACTACATCGAGGGCATCAACATGCTCGCCAACATCAAGCTGGGCTCGAACGTGCCCGGCCAGTGGGCGATCCAGACCGCCCTGGGCGGCTACCAGAGCATCAACGACCTGGTCCGCGAAGGCGGGCGCCTGCGGCGCCAGCGCGACCTGGCCTACGAACTCATCTCGGCGATCCCGGGCGTGAGCTGCGTGAAACCGAAGGCGGCGCTCTACATGTTCCCCCGCCTCGACCCCGCGATGTATCCCATCGCCGACGACCGCCAGTTCTTCATGGAGGTGCTGCGCGCCACGCGCGTGATGCTCGTGCAGGGCTCGGGCTTCAACTACCCCGACCAGCAGCACTTCCGCATCGTTTTCCTGCCGCACGAGGACGACCTGCGCGAGGCGATCGGCCGGCTGGCCGGCTTCCTCGCGCAGTACCGCCAGAAACACGCGGCCGCCTGA
- the rplI gene encoding 50S ribosomal protein L9, translating to MQIILLDKVVNLGNLGEIVKVKDGYARNFLIPSGRARRATEAAKAEFEAKRAELEKAAAAKLVEAQGQGEKLGGTTIKLTQKAGVDGRLFGSVTNHDIADELNKQGYKVAKAQIRLPNGPIKTVGDSTVSVALHTDVVVEVNVSVYGETA from the coding sequence ATGCAAATCATCCTGCTCGACAAGGTCGTGAACCTCGGCAACCTGGGCGAAATCGTCAAGGTCAAGGACGGCTACGCACGCAACTTCCTGATCCCCTCCGGCCGCGCCCGCCGCGCCACGGAAGCGGCCAAGGCCGAGTTCGAAGCCAAGCGCGCCGAACTGGAAAAGGCGGCTGCCGCCAAGCTGGTGGAAGCCCAGGGCCAGGGCGAAAAGCTCGGTGGCACGACCATCAAGCTGACGCAGAAGGCTGGCGTCGATGGCCGCCTGTTCGGCTCCGTGACCAACCACGACATCGCCGATGAGCTGAACAAGCAAGGCTACAAGGTCGCCAAGGCCCAGATCCGCCTGCCCAACGGCCCCATCAAGACCGTGGGCGACTCCACGGTGAGCGTGGCTCTGCACACCGACGTGGTGGTGGAAGTCAACGTTTCCGTGTACGGCGAAACCGCCTGA
- a CDS encoding Mth938-like domain-containing protein — MKFQPDRSDSQTISAYGPDWIAVNGEKLTASVVIGARGVRQEWNCARFEDLTAEHFALLADLDAEVIIFGSGQRNRFPQPAWLRPLMAKRVGLETMDTQAACRTYNILAGEGRNVVAALLLEPGA, encoded by the coding sequence ATGAAATTCCAGCCCGACCGATCCGACTCGCAGACCATCAGCGCCTATGGCCCGGACTGGATCGCGGTCAATGGCGAAAAGCTCACCGCCAGCGTGGTGATCGGCGCGCGCGGCGTGCGCCAGGAATGGAACTGCGCACGTTTCGAAGACCTTACGGCCGAGCATTTCGCCCTGCTGGCGGACCTGGACGCCGAGGTCATCATCTTCGGCAGCGGCCAGCGCAACCGCTTTCCGCAGCCCGCCTGGCTGCGTCCGCTGATGGCGAAACGCGTGGGGCTGGAGACCATGGACACCCAGGCTGCCTGCCGCACCTACAACATCCTGGCCGGCGAGGGCCGCAACGTGGTTGCAGCCCTGCTGCTCGAACCCGGGGCGTGA